From a single Anaerolineales bacterium genomic region:
- a CDS encoding MraY family glycosyltransferase → MFILASSFILNLLLGLGLGYPAMLLAKRLNLMDIPGSASHKIHARPMPLAGGFVLVASLVITALFFRSWISREILVVFAGTAVIFLFGIWDDRKGLSAAPKLLGQLIASCILIWFGVQVYFMNVLSIAGYISPQVAQLLNIIVTLFWLIGITNALNMIDSMDGIAAGLGVIAFICFFGAAVLAGQSILAFWSAVLAGICVSLYYWNRIAGRFFLGDSGTQPLGFLLASFGMIYTPLDRSPESSWIVPIMVLGIPIFDTTLVAFSRLKRKQVIGSGRRDHTYHRLIALGFSPRNAVLTVHLASLLVGLIAYLTLYLPPWGALLFFAAIILLGAALLLWFEPKPTLEELPAGDDDA, encoded by the coding sequence ATGTTTATATTAGCATCATCCTTCATTCTCAACCTCCTGCTCGGCCTCGGCTTGGGGTATCCTGCCATGCTTTTGGCAAAACGCCTGAACCTCATGGACATCCCCGGCTCGGCATCTCACAAGATCCATGCCCGCCCCATGCCGCTGGCAGGAGGTTTTGTGCTGGTCGCTTCACTCGTGATCACAGCGTTGTTCTTTCGTTCGTGGATATCGCGCGAGATATTGGTCGTCTTTGCCGGAACGGCAGTGATCTTCCTCTTTGGCATTTGGGATGACCGCAAGGGATTATCGGCTGCTCCAAAATTGCTTGGACAATTGATCGCGTCATGCATTCTGATCTGGTTTGGTGTCCAAGTCTACTTCATGAACGTTCTCTCCATTGCGGGATACATATCCCCGCAGGTTGCCCAACTCTTGAATATCATTGTTACCCTGTTTTGGTTGATCGGCATCACCAATGCCCTCAATATGATAGACAGCATGGACGGCATTGCCGCCGGGCTGGGCGTGATCGCCTTCATCTGTTTTTTTGGAGCTGCCGTGCTGGCAGGACAATCCATCCTTGCGTTTTGGTCCGCGGTTCTGGCAGGGATTTGTGTGTCGCTATACTACTGGAACAGGATTGCAGGCAGATTTTTCCTTGGCGATTCTGGAACACAGCCCCTCGGTTTTTTGCTGGCTTCGTTCGGCATGATATATACCCCTCTTGACCGCAGCCCCGAGTCATCATGGATCGTTCCCATTATGGTGCTGGGGATTCCGATCTTCGACACCACGCTCGTGGCATTCTCCCGCCTAAAAAGAAAACAAGTGATAGGCAGCGGCAGGCGTGATCACACGTATCACCGTCTCATTGCCCTCGGCTTCTCGCCCAGGAACGCTGTCCTGACGGTACATTTGGCGTCTCTATTGGTCGGTTTGATCGCCTATCTGACGCTCTATCTCCCACCATGGGGAGCGCTGCTTTTCTTTGCCGCCATCATTTTGCTTGGCGCGGCATTATTGCTTTGGTTTGAGCCCAAGCCCACCCTCGAGGAACTCCCCGCCGGAGACGATGATGCATAA
- a CDS encoding glycosyltransferase family 39 protein, translating into MVRKKFADTAIYFVLLVVLLAPRLPQLGSFVTLDEPSWLSQGANFYYALGQREFDQTVYEYQPAVTTMWIISFGMLAYFPEFRGFGQGYLDYEKGRLDPFMYGHGYDPLKLLEISRLIQVLVVVFLFLVLYALLKRLIPKLVAAFVVFFASFDPFSLGHSRMLDHEAMVSLFVVVSLLSLAIYLSKDRRLFFLLLSGVSAGFAQLTKSSAIAMLAAVGVLLLIQIYQERRDGILKAVWGSTKTFLIWLAALVVTYFVFWPGMWVAPGRMLYEVYGNAFSYAFQGARLKITEELDVAAFSLDTNLIGLWEVTRVLLYRITPLTWLGVLFGFAIPFTRDRELVRPYRQLFTLLLVTAIAFILMIGIAQGRNSPHYILSSYLALNLLAGLGWFVFIQWFGSRFSWIHWQYGALSFILIVQVWSALSFFPYYYTYRNPILYSLGWHRDFPQFPYGEGLEYAAQYLSEMPDAENETAFSYYPRGCFSYFYSGTTTAFRPYYVDGNHAEDLLFHIESADYMIVYYANQGQLPHYQTYLKILSAVEPIHVVWMDGYEYVRIYDVDSLTPEILEALADL; encoded by the coding sequence ATGGTCCGTAAAAAGTTCGCTGACACTGCCATTTATTTCGTACTGCTGGTCGTTTTGCTTGCGCCGCGTCTTCCACAACTTGGGTCGTTCGTCACGCTGGACGAACCGTCGTGGCTGAGTCAAGGCGCGAATTTTTATTACGCGCTTGGGCAGAGGGAATTCGACCAGACCGTGTACGAATATCAGCCCGCTGTCACCACCATGTGGATCATCTCCTTTGGGATGCTGGCGTACTTTCCGGAATTTCGCGGATTTGGTCAGGGGTATCTCGATTATGAAAAAGGGCGGCTCGACCCGTTCATGTATGGTCATGGATACGATCCGCTAAAACTGTTGGAGATCTCGCGGCTGATCCAGGTCCTTGTCGTGGTCTTTTTATTCCTTGTGTTATACGCCCTGCTTAAGCGTCTTATCCCCAAACTCGTTGCCGCCTTTGTCGTATTCTTCGCTTCGTTCGATCCTTTTTCACTGGGTCACTCGCGCATGCTCGATCACGAAGCGATGGTTTCGCTGTTCGTCGTCGTTTCCCTTTTATCTCTTGCGATCTATCTTTCCAAAGACCGCCGATTGTTTTTTCTCCTGCTCTCAGGCGTTTCGGCGGGCTTCGCGCAGTTGACGAAATCCTCCGCTATCGCCATGCTGGCGGCGGTCGGCGTTTTGCTGTTGATACAGATCTATCAGGAACGGCGTGACGGGATCCTGAAGGCGGTTTGGGGGAGTACAAAAACTTTCCTGATCTGGCTTGCGGCGCTGGTCGTAACCTATTTTGTCTTTTGGCCCGGCATGTGGGTTGCGCCCGGCAGAATGCTTTACGAAGTGTATGGCAATGCCTTCAGTTACGCCTTTCAAGGCGCGCGCCTGAAGATCACCGAAGAGTTGGATGTCGCCGCTTTCAGTCTCGACACCAATTTGATCGGATTATGGGAAGTGACCCGCGTATTGCTCTATCGGATCACACCTCTGACCTGGCTCGGTGTCTTGTTCGGATTCGCCATCCCGTTCACTCGCGACCGGGAACTGGTCCGTCCTTATCGGCAGTTGTTCACGCTGTTGCTTGTCACTGCGATTGCCTTCATTCTCATGATCGGCATCGCACAGGGACGCAATTCTCCGCATTACATCCTTTCCAGCTATCTGGCGTTGAACTTGCTGGCAGGTTTGGGTTGGTTCGTATTCATTCAATGGTTTGGGAGCCGCTTCTCGTGGATACACTGGCAGTATGGCGCGCTTTCCTTTATTTTGATCGTTCAGGTATGGAGTGCGCTATCATTTTTTCCGTATTACTACACATATCGCAATCCGATCCTGTATTCCCTCGGCTGGCATAGGGACTTTCCGCAATTCCCGTACGGTGAAGGTTTGGAATATGCCGCGCAATATCTGTCCGAAATGCCGGATGCAGAGAACGAAACCGCCTTCTCCTACTATCCGCGCGGATGTTTCTCCTATTTTTACTCTGGAACCACCACTGCCTTCCGCCCTTATTATGTGGACGGGAATCACGCGGAAGATCTGCTGTTTCACATCGAGAGCGCGGATTATATGATTGTCTATTACGCCAATCAAGGACAACTCCCGCATTACCAAACCTACCTGAAGATCCTTTCCGCTGTCGAGCCCATCCATGTTGTTTGGATGGACGGCTACGAGTATGTGCGGATTTACGATGTAGATTCCCTCACGCCCGAGATTCTTGAGGCGCTTGCTGATCTATGA
- a CDS encoding glycosyltransferase family 39 protein, producing the protein MKNLLNKNVWSRLVFFVLLLALIVPSHMIAIDRVVTVDEPWWVISGSNFYYALGQRDFENTIYDYHPAVTTTWMVTAGMFSYFPEYRGYGQGYFDVRKPHFEEFMREHGKEALDLLRNSRLIQSALVIALALLGFFLLQLLVGQHSAFLSIALAMTAPFFLGHSRLLNHEGMLSMFVLVSFLGMQAYLNKDRKLIYLFISGASFGLAQLTKSSSIVLVGVVGVMLLVGLFRKNEQTLKAKLWDAVKTVAIWLASAALVYFILWPGMWVAPGKMLFGVYGNAFSYAFQGARLDVTEELQPSNFSLANGLDVIGLYLRNWISSTTPLTWFGLVFALLALFSRDGEKTPAPVKSTLVYLAMLGGLFILMFSIAQGRNSPHYILSSYVSFDVMAGIGWGYAWLQMQSRWAGLKRIYAGIAVGVLLVIGQIGFGLPYAPYYFTYRNPFASQAATFRYGEGLAEVADYLAQKPNAEDLRVYAHNGMGTFSFFFPGETLVLKRAYLVEGDFTTIRNEMRISDYLVMYTVVRESQPETEKLLSILQDIVPEKTFFIDGIEYISIYKIADIPESVYDALGQ; encoded by the coding sequence ATGAAAAATCTCCTGAATAAAAATGTATGGAGCCGGCTGGTGTTCTTTGTGCTCCTGCTCGCATTGATCGTCCCCTCGCATATGATCGCAATTGACCGTGTCGTCACGGTGGATGAGCCATGGTGGGTCATCTCCGGCTCGAATTTTTACTACGCGCTTGGACAGCGTGATTTTGAGAACACCATCTACGATTATCACCCAGCCGTCACCACCACTTGGATGGTCACTGCCGGGATGTTCTCCTATTTCCCCGAGTATCGCGGATATGGGCAGGGCTATTTCGATGTCCGCAAGCCGCACTTTGAAGAGTTCATGCGTGAGCACGGCAAAGAGGCGCTGGATCTGCTCCGTAACAGCCGCCTGATCCAATCCGCGCTTGTGATCGCATTGGCGCTTCTGGGCTTTTTCCTCCTGCAGCTGCTGGTGGGACAGCACTCGGCATTCCTCTCCATTGCGCTGGCGATGACCGCGCCATTTTTTCTTGGTCATTCACGCCTGCTCAATCACGAAGGCATGTTGTCCATGTTCGTGCTGGTGTCTTTTCTGGGGATGCAGGCGTACCTCAACAAAGACCGCAAACTGATTTATCTTTTCATTTCCGGCGCATCGTTCGGGTTGGCGCAATTGACAAAATCCTCGTCCATTGTGCTGGTTGGAGTGGTGGGGGTAATGCTTTTGGTCGGCTTGTTCCGAAAAAATGAGCAAACTTTAAAAGCAAAATTATGGGATGCAGTCAAGACCGTCGCCATCTGGCTGGCGAGCGCGGCGCTGGTGTATTTCATTCTATGGCCTGGTATGTGGGTTGCGCCGGGGAAGATGCTGTTCGGCGTGTACGGCAATGCCTTCAGTTACGCTTTTCAAGGCGCGCGCCTGGATGTGACCGAGGAATTGCAGCCGTCCAATTTCAGCCTCGCAAACGGATTGGACGTCATCGGGTTGTATCTTCGGAACTGGATATCTTCCACTACGCCTCTGACGTGGTTTGGGCTGGTCTTTGCCCTGTTGGCACTTTTCTCCCGGGACGGTGAAAAGACGCCCGCGCCCGTCAAATCCACGCTTGTGTATCTGGCAATGCTGGGCGGATTGTTCATCCTGATGTTCAGCATCGCGCAGGGACGAAATTCCCCGCATTACATTCTCAGTAGTTACGTCAGTTTCGATGTGATGGCAGGCATCGGTTGGGGATATGCTTGGCTTCAGATGCAAAGCCGCTGGGCGGGCTTGAAACGCATATATGCGGGGATTGCCGTCGGCGTTCTTCTTGTCATCGGGCAGATTGGTTTCGGATTGCCCTATGCGCCGTATTATTTCACCTATCGGAATCCATTTGCAAGCCAAGCCGCCACCTTCAGATATGGCGAGGGGCTGGCAGAAGTGGCGGATTATCTGGCGCAAAAGCCGAATGCGGAAGATCTGCGCGTCTACGCTCATAATGGCATGGGGACGTTCTCCTTCTTTTTTCCCGGCGAGACTCTGGTGCTAAAACGGGCATATTTAGTGGAAGGCGATTTCACCACGATCCGCAATGAGATGCGCATCTCGGATTATCTCGTGATGTATACAGTTGTACGGGAAAGCCAGCCTGAAACGGAAAAGCTATTAAGCATCTTGCAGGATATTGTTCCCGAAAAAACGTTTTTTATCGATGGCATCGAATATATATCCATTTATAAGATCGCGGATATTCCCGAGTCTGTGTACGATGCGTTGGGTCAATGA
- a CDS encoding GAF domain-containing protein, with protein MTARSLPRNAEVGFQRYGILVDRILQWIVFAYQAVAILLFLVSLFFANRWFQQPFLGAFYEHTMVFNGTGPAQSEPAWSLFPQVQVGDQLIAIDDMPVRSSGDVRDILQNRFPGETAAVTVISENGTTRKIDIVLYAFPESNRTVYFFVPSLLSAVFLFVSLWIFGFRRTEPAGRAFSLFTSSLAIVTGTYFNLITTHEFTFMWVLACALAGGALINLALVFPVEPRVIMTRPYLRWVGIIFGLFLYVFSLPNLFNFSQPTDYIRNWQVIYGFVALGILFYIFMNLYHALTDPSPVVKTQSRTILLGTLLAFVPVGVWLVFSFINPTNFSPYLFLPLALFPIVIGYTILRFRFLRTDDIVRRGFMYVVLAVLVTLGYALIVTGAGFLFAVPANNPYLVGGIIFLLAVVLEPVRTRLQNLVDVLFFRGARAFAEQLEGFSHKLTTALDLNTIGTTLRDQIASTLTPSQIHIYTYDSLNDFFSALPGDDRRPTSDIRFTSSSPLVKYFEKERLPLYLDNTSALPDVLKSEHSRLTLLGARLFIVLPGKERPNGWLALGPRLTGQAYTPRDLRFLENICDLASVAIERVQTVAHLERRIQEMNALTRVSQGVNVTLTLDDVLELIYAQTAQIIPTSHFHITLYDKISDYFYYAFCLENNERIIDRENQPFSLNMGLTPEVIRKSRSIITQDYIRECQARSHTPALDNAFAWMGVPLNAGAETIGSLSVGSRDGAIVYTRGQLELLQAIADQTAGAIVKARLLEETEQRARQLSTLNEITRQLTSTLELEPLLQNILENAVGILNCEAGSLFLMDENTDELIFKVTVGPVASNLIGQRLAPGTGIVGRAVETRGPVIENEDQNSVNRFKGIDQQTGFVSRSLMAIPLQVKDRVIGVIEVINRRDGLPFLDDDQTLLTAFAGQAAVAIENARLYTLTDQALADRVEELSVMQRIDRELNASLEVDRAMRITLDWALRQSGAEAGLIGILNEEKLRIMAQQGFDEQLQSLPDQTMEMDFPSMLKAVETGSPQQITVDAPGHRLIPTSHTQMVIPIRRENTVIGLLFLESMNDSQVDMNFLNRLTDHAAIAISNAQLYAEVQRANLAKSDFVSFVAHELKNPMTSIKGYTELISGGAVGQINDMQTKFLQTIKSNVERMSTLVSDLNDNSKIEAGRLRLEYKATSPADLVDEVVRTFSRQLEEKNQTLDMLIPENLPLMWADRVRVSQVLTNLISNAHKYTPEGGVLQVGVEDSPNQWDPDGAPRVIHLWVRDNGIGMTIEDQQKVFQKFFRSDDPKTREVPGTGLGLNITRSLVEMQGGKIWFESEYREGTTFHFTIPVAED; from the coding sequence ATGACAGCGCGAAGTTTGCCGCGTAACGCGGAGGTCGGTTTTCAACGGTACGGTATTCTGGTCGATCGAATACTGCAGTGGATCGTATTTGCTTATCAGGCGGTGGCGATCCTCCTGTTCCTTGTGTCGCTGTTCTTTGCGAATCGTTGGTTCCAGCAGCCGTTTTTGGGGGCATTTTATGAGCATACGATGGTTTTCAATGGTACGGGACCGGCTCAGTCTGAACCTGCATGGTCATTGTTCCCGCAGGTGCAGGTCGGTGACCAACTGATCGCGATTGACGATATGCCTGTTCGAAGTTCCGGGGATGTGCGGGACATTTTGCAGAATCGATTCCCGGGGGAGACTGCGGCGGTTACAGTCATTTCAGAGAACGGGACGACACGAAAAATCGACATTGTCCTGTATGCCTTCCCCGAATCCAACCGCACGGTTTACTTTTTTGTTCCGTCCCTGTTAAGCGCTGTTTTTCTTTTCGTCAGTTTGTGGATCTTTGGCTTCCGTCGCACGGAACCGGCGGGACGCGCTTTCTCTCTTTTCACATCATCGCTTGCCATTGTCACCGGTACATATTTCAACCTGATCACCACACATGAGTTCACATTCATGTGGGTGCTGGCGTGCGCGCTTGCGGGGGGGGCGTTGATCAACCTGGCATTGGTCTTCCCTGTGGAGCCGCGCGTTATCATGACGCGCCCCTACCTGCGCTGGGTCGGGATCATTTTTGGTCTCTTTCTTTACGTATTTTCCCTGCCCAACTTGTTCAATTTCAGCCAGCCAACGGATTACATTCGCAACTGGCAGGTCATTTATGGCTTTGTGGCGTTGGGGATTCTCTTCTATATTTTCATGAACTTGTACCATGCACTGACCGACCCGTCGCCGGTGGTCAAAACCCAATCGCGCACTATTCTTCTTGGCACGCTGCTTGCTTTTGTGCCGGTTGGAGTGTGGCTCGTATTCAGTTTCATTAATCCTACTAATTTCTCGCCTTATCTTTTCCTTCCGCTGGCTCTCTTCCCAATTGTGATTGGCTACACCATTTTGCGATTCCGCTTCCTGCGCACCGACGATATCGTCCGCCGCGGCTTCATGTACGTTGTCCTCGCCGTTCTTGTCACGCTTGGGTATGCATTGATCGTTACCGGCGCGGGTTTTCTTTTTGCGGTTCCGGCAAATAATCCTTATCTGGTCGGCGGCATCATCTTCCTGCTCGCAGTTGTGCTTGAACCGGTCCGCACCCGTTTGCAAAACCTTGTGGATGTACTCTTCTTCCGTGGCGCGCGCGCCTTTGCCGAACAGTTGGAGGGATTCTCACATAAGCTGACCACCGCCCTCGACCTCAATACCATTGGAACGACCCTGCGTGACCAGATCGCCTCGACCTTAACCCCGAGCCAGATTCACATCTATACGTATGATTCTCTGAACGACTTTTTCTCTGCCCTCCCCGGCGATGACCGCCGTCCCACCAGTGACATTCGTTTCACCTCGTCAAGTCCGCTGGTGAAATATTTCGAAAAAGAACGCCTACCCCTATATTTGGATAACACCTCCGCCCTGCCAGATGTATTGAAATCCGAACATTCCCGCCTGACGCTGTTAGGCGCGCGTCTGTTCATCGTCCTGCCGGGCAAGGAACGCCCGAACGGCTGGCTGGCGCTGGGTCCGCGTCTGACTGGTCAGGCATATACGCCGCGCGACCTGCGCTTCCTCGAAAACATCTGCGATTTGGCTTCCGTTGCCATCGAGCGCGTGCAGACGGTTGCCCACCTGGAACGACGCATTCAGGAAATGAATGCGTTGACGCGTGTTTCGCAGGGTGTCAACGTCACATTGACGCTGGACGATGTGCTGGAACTTATCTATGCCCAGACCGCCCAGATCATCCCCACTTCTCACTTTCACATCACGCTCTATGACAAGATTAGTGATTATTTCTATTATGCATTTTGTCTGGAAAACAATGAGCGTATCATCGACCGCGAGAATCAACCCTTCTCATTGAATATGGGGCTGACTCCCGAGGTGATCCGAAAAAGCCGTTCCATCATCACGCAGGATTACATCCGCGAATGTCAGGCGCGCAGCCACACGCCCGCGCTCGACAACGCCTTTGCATGGATGGGCGTACCGCTTAATGCCGGAGCCGAGACGATTGGTTCGCTCAGTGTTGGCAGCCGTGACGGCGCCATCGTGTACACGCGCGGACAGTTGGAGCTTCTGCAAGCCATTGCCGACCAGACCGCAGGCGCCATCGTCAAGGCGCGTCTGCTTGAAGAGACGGAACAACGCGCACGCCAGCTTTCCACGCTGAACGAGATCACGCGCCAGTTGACATCCACGCTCGAACTTGAACCGTTGTTGCAGAACATCCTTGAAAATGCGGTCGGCATTTTGAACTGTGAAGCCGGAAGTTTGTTCCTGATGGACGAGAATACGGACGAACTCATTTTCAAAGTGACGGTCGGTCCGGTGGCGTCGAATCTTATCGGTCAGCGTCTTGCGCCCGGCACGGGCATTGTGGGGCGTGCCGTGGAGACGCGCGGTCCCGTCATCGAAAACGAAGACCAAAACTCTGTCAACCGCTTTAAAGGCATCGACCAGCAAACAGGCTTTGTCAGCCGTTCGCTCATGGCGATTCCCTTGCAGGTCAAAGACCGTGTGATCGGTGTCATCGAAGTCATCAACCGCCGTGACGGTCTCCCATTTTTGGATGACGATCAAACCCTGCTCACTGCCTTTGCAGGTCAAGCCGCGGTTGCTATAGAGAACGCGCGTCTCTATACCCTGACCGATCAGGCGCTGGCAGACCGCGTGGAGGAACTTTCGGTCATGCAGCGCATCGACCGGGAACTGAATGCCAGCCTCGAAGTGGATCGTGCCATGCGCATTACATTGGATTGGGCGTTACGGCAATCCGGCGCAGAGGCGGGATTGATCGGAATTTTGAATGAAGAAAAACTGCGCATCATGGCGCAGCAGGGATTTGACGAGCAGCTTCAATCCCTGCCCGACCAGACGATGGAGATGGATTTCCCGTCGATGTTAAAAGCGGTTGAGACCGGCTCCCCGCAGCAAATCACGGTGGACGCGCCCGGTCACAGGCTGATTCCCACCTCCCACACCCAAATGGTGATCCCCATTCGCCGCGAAAATACGGTCATCGGCTTGCTCTTCCTTGAGAGCATGAACGACTCGCAGGTGGATATGAACTTCCTCAACCGTCTGACGGATCACGCTGCCATCGCGATCTCGAACGCGCAATTGTATGCGGAGGTCCAGCGTGCCAACCTTGCCAAGAGCGATTTCGTTTCGTTTGTGGCGCACGAACTCAAGAATCCGATGACATCCATCAAGGGCTATACGGAACTGATTTCGGGCGGCGCGGTCGGGCAGATCAACGACATGCAAACGAAATTCCTGCAGACCATTAAATCCAATGTCGAGCGTATGTCCACGCTTGTTTCAGACCTCAACGACAATTCCAAGATCGAAGCCGGACGCCTGCGGCTCGAATATAAAGCCACCAGTCCCGCCGACCTTGTGGACGAGGTGGTGCGCACATTCTCACGTCAACTGGAAGAGAAGAATCAAACCCTCGATATGTTGATCCCCGAAAACCTGCCCCTCATGTGGGCGGACCGCGTTCGTGTTTCACAGGTGCTGACCAACCTGATCAGCAACGCGCACAAATACACGCCTGAGGGCGGCGTACTGCAGGTGGGGGTGGAGGATTCCCCCAATCAATGGGATCCCGACGGGGCGCCGCGCGTCATTCATCTGTGGGTCAGGGACAATGGCATCGGCATGACCATCGAAGACCAGCAGAAAGTGTTCCAGAAATTCTTCCGTTCCGATGACCCCAAAACAAGGGAAGTGCCCGGCACAGGCTTGGGTTTGAACATCACACGCAGCCTTGTGGAAATGCAGGGCGGCAAGATCTGGTTCGAAAGCGAATACCGCGAGGGCACCACCTTCCATTTCACCATTCCGGTGGCGGAGGACTAG
- a CDS encoding FIST N-terminal domain-containing protein, translating into MAMIASVGSAQALDGREAGLQAAHQALNRLGANVPNLALVVASHQYQPREVLNGVSSLLGDSPILGFSSPAGLTLEGHHPHSVVVALLSGDFQAETLWLPGYAQSGRETAAKIEQHVSARSDLHSMIFFADGFNGDAEQFCSGITSALHVTGGLSSGDLHTGNTYQMAGSQTGSGSLVAAFMRGNLKMGVGTDHGWDPVGSQFRVTRSRGFWLRTLDGRPASETYAGLFGYPARDWAFPPLSYLARLYPLGVEQSDGLTVRAPIRVEADGSFRMNASIRDGIDAHLLVGSRAACERAARNAAQQALRQLGDTKPVLAFVLVDIAWQMLLKAQPGVEIAALREILGEIPIAGGYTLGQVTSEENSKPKFLNQHMVVIVFGESKDN; encoded by the coding sequence ATGGCAATGATCGCATCTGTGGGATCTGCGCAGGCACTTGACGGGCGTGAAGCGGGATTACAAGCCGCGCATCAGGCTTTAAATCGGCTTGGTGCGAACGTCCCGAACCTTGCCCTCGTTGTAGCTTCTCACCAATACCAGCCGCGCGAAGTATTGAACGGCGTTTCCAGCCTTCTGGGCGATTCTCCGATACTCGGATTCAGCTCCCCGGCAGGGCTGACACTCGAAGGGCATCATCCGCATTCTGTGGTGGTGGCTCTGCTCAGCGGCGATTTCCAAGCCGAAACGCTCTGGCTGCCGGGGTATGCCCAATCGGGACGGGAAACCGCCGCGAAGATCGAACAGCATGTTTCCGCCCGCTCCGATCTCCATTCCATGATCTTCTTCGCGGACGGCTTCAACGGCGACGCCGAGCAATTTTGCAGCGGCATCACTTCTGCATTGCACGTCACGGGCGGACTTTCCAGCGGAGATTTGCACACAGGGAACACGTACCAGATGGCAGGGAGTCAGACCGGCTCCGGCAGCTTGGTTGCAGCATTCATGCGCGGCAATCTGAAAATGGGGGTGGGGACCGACCACGGTTGGGACCCTGTCGGCAGTCAGTTCCGGGTCACCCGTTCGCGTGGATTTTGGCTCCGCACGCTGGATGGACGTCCCGCCTCGGAGACGTATGCCGGTTTGTTCGGCTACCCCGCCCGAGATTGGGCATTCCCCCCGTTGAGTTACCTTGCGCGCCTGTATCCGCTCGGCGTGGAGCAAAGTGACGGGCTTACCGTCCGCGCCCCGATCCGTGTGGAGGCGGACGGCAGTTTTCGCATGAATGCCTCCATCCGCGACGGGATTGACGCTCATCTTCTAGTAGGCAGCCGTGCCGCCTGTGAGCGAGCCGCCCGAAATGCCGCCCAGCAAGCCCTGCGTCAACTCGGCGATACAAAACCCGTGCTTGCCTTCGTTTTGGTGGATATCGCCTGGCAAATGCTCTTAAAAGCGCAGCCGGGCGTCGAAATTGCCGCATTGCGGGAGATTTTAGGGGAAATTCCCATCGCGGGCGGTTACACTCTCGGTCAGGTTACCTCGGAGGAGAATTCCAAACCGAAATTCCTGAACCAACACATGGTAGTCATCGTTTTTGGCGAATCGAAAGACAACTAG